In the genome of Myxococcaceae bacterium, the window TTTCAGGAGCTTCCAATTGAGATGGATCGCGGTTATTTCAACTGCTTTTTTATTTGCATGCGCTACGCCTGTCCGCATCAGGCCTCTGGAGCTCTCAAACACTTCCTGGAAACCCGTTAACATCAAAGGCGCTCAACAAGCCTGGATTGTTCCCGGCGAGGGTTCTTCGCTTTTGGTGGATGTTCATTGCAATCCTCGCGATTTAAACGTGCCTTTAATCGGCCTGACGGGTCAACTTTTAATCGGCATGACGGACCAGATTCTGATTAGCCAAACCAAGATTCCCTACCAAGAACGTGAAGCTTTGCTCAGCACCTACGAAGTGAAGGTAGATGGAATCCCTCAAAAAATTCGAACACTGGTTTTGAAGAAAAATCAATGTATTTACGACCTCGTCCTATCGGCCCCAATTTCCGATTTTGACCGACGGGTCTGCGATTTTGACCATATCCAGCAGCATCTTAAGCTTGAGCTTAATCCATGAAAATATTTCTTCGGCAATTGGCTTACGTGGGCAGTGCCACTGAATTGATCGGTATCTTCGTAAGAGATCTTTTTAAGTACAAACTTGAATGGCCTGAAATCAAGCTTCAATGCCAGCAAATTGGGCTTTACTCGATGCCCTTAGCGGGGATTACTTTGCTCTTTGTCGGGTTCGTTTTTGCTTACCAGTTTGGCCTATCGATGGCCACGTTGGGAGCAACACCGTACATCGGCAAGCTGGTGAGTCTTTCAGTGGTCCGAGAGCTCGGCCCTGCCTTTACGGCGCTCGTCGTTGGGGGCAGAATTGGCTCTGGCATGGCAGCAGAAATTGGTTCGATGAAAGTGACGGAGCAAATTGACGCGATCCGAGCCTTAGGCGGAAGTCCCTATCCCAAATTGCTGATTCCACGCGTCATTGCCGCAACTTTCATGCTTCCAGTGCTCACGGTTATTTCCAGCTTTATTGCGATATTGGGTGGGATGCTCATCGCTTGGACAGAATTCAAGCTCTCTCCCCTCGCTTTCTATCAATCTTCTTTGCAAACCGTCAGCT includes:
- a CDS encoding ABC transporter permease; this encodes MKIFLRQLAYVGSATELIGIFVRDLFKYKLEWPEIKLQCQQIGLYSMPLAGITLLFVGFVFAYQFGLSMATLGATPYIGKLVSLSVVRELGPAFTALVVGGRIGSGMAAEIGSMKVTEQIDAIRALGGSPYPKLLIPRVIAATFMLPVLTVISSFIAILGGMLIAWTEFKLSPLAFYQSSLQTVSFNDFCSGFFKPFFFGFGTAIIGCLQGFRCETGTAGVGKATTQAVVNISLTVVFFDFLLTRLFNQIWPH